In Oreochromis niloticus isolate F11D_XX linkage group LG18, O_niloticus_UMD_NMBU, whole genome shotgun sequence, one genomic interval encodes:
- the LOC102082069 gene encoding LOW QUALITY PROTEIN: gelsolin (The sequence of the model RefSeq protein was modified relative to this genomic sequence to represent the inferred CDS: inserted 1 base in 1 codon) has protein sequence MSPSLLQDIYQWCGSECNRFERLKASEVTIDIRDNERNGRAKVHMVEEGDEPDPIIEVLGPKTSIAPSTPDDDKVETSNRKKAALYMISDASGSMKVTSVAPSSPFKQAMLSPEECYILDNGVDKTIFVWKGAAKHFLFSSSFCTNSNKGIQQKYNDKSLYDLQIQVLPAGGETSLFKQFFSDWRDKDETTGPGKAYTIGRIAKVKQVPFDASTLHTNKAMAAQHGMVDDGKGKVQIWRVEDGANVPVDPSSYGHFYGGDCYLILYSYRQGSREQHIIYTWQGLKCTQDELAASTFLTVKLDDSMGGAPVQVRVTQGQEPPHLMSIFSGPKRPSDFWSALGGXTSKSLPSGIRPPRLFGCSNKTGNLSVEEVPGDFTQSDLATDDVMLLDTWDQVFIWIGKDANDVEKEGAPKIAKEYVDSDPSGRKGIAITTIKQGAEPPTFTGWFQAWDPKMWDTDPLDRIRARF, from the exons atgagTCCATCCCTCCTGCAGGACATCTATCAGTGGTGCGGCAGTGAGTGTAACCGTTTCGAGCGGCTGAAGGCCTCCGAGGTCACCATCGACATCAGAGATAATGAGAGGAACGGCAGAGCCAAAGTGCATATGGTGGAGGAAGGGGATGAGCCGGATCCCATCATAGAG GTTCTAGGACCAAAAACCTCCATCGCCCCCAGTACTCCGGATGACGACAAGGTGGAGACTTCCAACAGGAAGAAGGCTGCCCTCTACATG atctcAGATGCATCTGGCTCTATGAAGGTGACATCTGTGGCTCCATCCAGTCCCTTCAAACAGGCCATGCTGTCTCCAGAGGAGTGCTACATCCTGGACAACGGGGTGGACAAGACCATCTTTGTATGGAAAGGTGCAGCAaaacatttccttttttcttcttctttttgcacAAATTCTAACAAAGGGATACAGCAAAAATACAACG ACAAATCTCTGTATGACTTGCAGATCCAGGTACTTCCTGCAGGTGGCGAAACGTCTCTCTTTAAGCAGTTCTTTTCCGACTGGAGGGATAAGGATGAGACCACAGGTCCCGGTAAGGCCTACACTATTGGCCGCATAGCCAAAGTGAAGCAGGTTCCCTTTGATGCCTCCAccctacacacaaacaaagccaTGGCGGCGCAGCACGGCATGGTGGACGATGGCAAGGGCAAAGTCCAG ATCTGGCGTGTTGAGGATGGTGCAAATGTGCCCGTGGATCCCTCCTCCTATGGTCACTTCTATGGGGGAGACTGTTACCTCATCCTCTACAGCTACAGACAGGGATCACGGGAGCAGCACATCATATACACATG GCAGGGGCTGAAGTGCACGCAAGACGAACTGGCCGCTTCAACGTTCctcacagtgaagctggatgACTCAATGGGAGGAGCCCCAGTTCAG GTGAGAGTGACACAGGGTCAGGAGCCTCCCCACCTGATGAGCATCTTCAG TGGCCCAAAGAGGCCGT CTGACTTCTGGTCTGCTCTGGGAG AGACATCAAAGAGTCTGCCGAGCGGGATCAGACCCCCACGTCTCTTTGGCTGCTccaacaaaacaggaaacctcAGT GTGGAAGAAGTTCCTGGAGACTTCACTCAGTCAGATCTGGCCACTGATGATGTAATGCTCCTGGACACCTGGGATCAG GTCTTCATTTGGATTGGCAAAGATGCCAATGACGTGGAAAAGGAAGGAGCTCCCAAAATAG CAAAAGAATATGTGGACTCGGATCCCTCCGGTCGCAAAGGAATtgccatcaccaccatcaaacaGGGAGCAGAGCCTCCAACTTTCACTGGCTGGTTCCAGGCTTGGGATCCCAAGATGTGGGACACAGATCCATTGGACCGAATCCGTGCCCGCTTCTGA